The Geothrix sp. DNA segment CGCATCGACCCCCCCAAGGCCATGCACCCGATGCCCCAGGGGACTCCGGAACCCCAGGGGGGTGAGCTGACCTTCCACCGGGCCAAGGCGAGGGCGGTGGAGGCCTTCGAGCGGGCCTACCTGGTGGGCCTGCTGGGGCTGGCCGGGGGCAATGTCAGCCTCGCGGCGAAGCTGGCGGGCAAGGAGCGGCGCAGCCTGGGCAAGCTGCTCAAGAAGTACGGCCTGGGCAACTCCCCCAGGCAGGGGCGCTTCTCGCAGGAGGACCGGATCCCCATTTGACTTGGGTCCTTTTCGACCCGGAGTGGGTGGAATCCGGGAAGTCCCCGTCGTGCCATGCATTTGAGACCCCTCCCCGGGGGCGGTCTGGGATGATTTGTGTCGATATGAAATCAATGCCGACTTTTTCAAGCCAAGTCTTTTCTGATTGCTAGATATTTTTCGAGCAACTTGGCGTGCAGGTTGCCACGGATCGGGACGAACCCAACCACCCGAAGGAGGTCCCCCGTGGCCAACGCCGCCCACCCTCACCGCATCGGTCTCATCACCGAGCACGCCTCCAAGCATGGTGGGCGCCTCGGGCGCCACCTGCACTTCGACGAGCGCAGCTGGAACTTCCCGGTCCTGCTCAAGAAGGGGGCGGTCATCGAGACCCGGACCTGGAACCGGACCCTGAAGGCCTTCAACCAGGGGGAGCTGGGCTCCTGCACGGGGAATGGCGCCGTCGGCGTGGTCTGCACCGAACCCTACCGCCAGCAGGGCGTCCGCTACTCCGAGGCCCTGGCCCGCAAGGTCTACACCCAGGCTTCCCATCACGACACCATCGTGGGGGCCTGGCCGCCCCAGGACACGGGATCGACGGTACTGGCGGCCATGAAGGCCCTCACCGCCCTCGGCCTCACCAAGGGCTACCGGTGGTGCTTCAGCCTCGATGACGTCCTCAAGACGCTTTCGACCCTCGGCCCCGTGGAGGTGGGCCTGAACTGGTACGAAGGGTTCGACAAGCCCGACGCCAAGGGGCTCGTCAAGGTCGGTGGCGCCGTGCGGGGCGGCCATGCCTTCGAGCTGCTGGGCGTGGACGCCGAGCGGAAGCTGGTCTGGGCCATCAACTCCTGGGGCCCGGACTGGGGCCTGCAGGGTCGCTTCGCCTTCTCCTGGAAGGACCTGGACCGCCTGCTCCACGAGGATGGCGAGGCCTCCACGGTGACGCTCTGAATCCGGCCATGACCCCTTGAGCAAGGCCTTCTCCCCCCTCTCCCTGGGCGTCGGCTTCACGGCGCTGCTGGCCCTGGTGCCCGGTCTGGGCCTGGGCTCCAAGGCGCCCAAGCGGGAAGCGAGCCCCACCGCCAAGGTCGAGGCCGCGAAGAAGGACCGGAAGGTCGAGGCCGTCGGCGCCCTGCTGGATCAATGCCTGAAGGACCGACCCCAGGCCGCGGCCTCCACCGTGGGGGTGACCATCCTCACCCTGCCGGACCCCCAGCGGACGAACATGTCGCTCTGGTTCGACCTGCGGCTGAACGCGGTCCAGCGGGCCTTCAAGGCCGACGACTTCCTCCCCCGGGCTTTCTATCTGCCCTGGGAATCCAAGGGCCGGGAGGAGGGCGGGGCCGGCATCTCCTCCGAGTTCGCCGAGAGCGGTCCCGGGCTCATCTGGTTCGCCCGGGGCGGCGCGACCCCCGCCTACCACGCGCTGTTCATCGTGGGGGAGAGCCAGTCCCTCGGCCTCAACCGGGAGGCCTTTCGGCAGGCCCTCCAGCTGGCGTCCCTGGTGCCGGCCCCGAAGGGGGAACGCCGCCTCTCGATCCTGGGCCCCCAGTTCTCGGGCAGCCTCTCTTCCCTGGGTGCGGCCCTGGAGGCCCACTTCAAGGACCCCGCGGCGCCGGACATCAGGATCCAGGGGACCACCACCCTCGATCCCAACGGGGTCAAGATCCTCCGCACGGCCATCGGGTCCGTCGAGCCCCGGCGGTTGCAGCTGTCCCCCTGGATCTGCAACCTCTCGGGCCCTTCGAAGGATCGCCTGCTGGACTGGTACGTCGCTGAAGCCGGGTGGCCCCAGGATGCCTCCAGGATCGCCCTGTTCACTGAATCGAACACGATCTATGCCCGCGACGGGGTCGGGGCGCGGATGACCCAGATCCTGTTCCCCATGGGGCTCTCGCGCCTGCGTTCGGAGCGGCAGGCCATGGAGCACAACCTGGCGAAGGGGGGGGACTCCCAGGAGCTGGTGCTCCCCTCCACCCTGCTGGGTCCGGCCGAGGACGACTCGCTGCGGGTGCTGGACACCGTGCCCCAGTACTCGCCCGACACCGTGCGCAACACCGAGCTCACCCTGGCGGGCACCATCCTGAGCCTGGCGCGGCGCGGGTACACGCATGTGGGGATTTCCGCCAGCGACCCCCAGGACCTGCTCTTCCTGGCCGAGCGGATCCGGGCCTACCACCCCAGCTGCACGCTCTTCACCACCAGTGGCAACCACGCCCTCTTCGCCCATCCGAACCACAGCCAGGCCATGGATGGCATGGTGCTCTTCGGCGGCTACGCCGTGACGGATGCGGTGCGGGTGCTCTCGCTGAAGAAGGGGGACCTGGAATCGCCCGTGCGCTTCACCTCCGAAGGCGAGTACGCCACCTACTACGCCACCATGCTCCTGCTGGATCCCACCCGGGCGGACGATCCCGAGCGCCGCTACTGGGGCAAGCAGGGGCTGGTCTCCATCGTGAAGGGGGGCAGCATCTGGCCCCTGCGCCACGGCGGGCTGGAGGTCACCCGGGATGGGGCCGAGGTCTGGGATCAGGATGTGGAGGCGCGCTACCGGGAAGTGGCCACCCAGAGCAAGGACCTCGTCCAATACGTCCACTCCAGGCTGCGCCAGCTCGCGCTGCTGGTGTTCAGCCTGGGGCTCGCCTCCGTGCTGGTGTTCCTGCGGCCGCTGCACCAGGTGGCGGCCATCCCCGTGGGGGAGCCGGGCCTCCGGGCGTACCGCTACCTCGGCTCCGGCGCGGTGCTGGCGCTGGCGGTCCTGACTTTCCTCGCCATGGGCTACCTGCTGCCGCTGGCGGTCCTGAGGGGGAATCCCGGCCACGACCCCTACCTGTGGATGAGCGTCCTGATCTGGGTAGTCGTGCTCCTGGCGACCGGCTGGTCCCTCCGGGGCCTGGTCGGCGGCTGGCTGGCCATCCTCCTGCTCCTGATCGCCCTGCTGCCGGCGGTGGCCATCCTGATCTGGGGCCCGACCCATCTCCTGGTCTTCATACCCGCCTACCTGCGCTTCTCGTCCCCGGGCCGGGGGGTGTCGCTCATCCCCTCGATGCTGCTCCTGGCCGGGGGCGTGGCCCTGCTGCTCCGCACCTGGTTCGACGTCCGCCGCCAGAACCAGGATGCCTTCTGGCCCGAGCCCATCGGGATCACCGAGCGGAAGGTCCTGGTCATGCGCCATCTCCGGGGCCTCCACTTCCAGCCCTGGACCCTGGGGATCGCGATGGCGCTCGTGGGCTTCCAGCTCATCATGCCCGGCGGTCTCATCCGGCCCCTGATGGAGGTGCAGGGCATCACCCTGGTGGTGGTCGCCGCCGCGGCGGCCCTCTTCACCGCGTCCGCCTTCCTCTTCTGGCAGTTCCACCAGGGCTGGAAGGAGCTCCGGGGGGTGCTGGAAGTGCTGAACATGAGCTCGTACCGGGCCGCCTTCGCCGAAGTCGGAGCCCTCATCGAATGGAAGGCCATGACGGCCCTCGGCCGGGGCATGTCCACGCGCCGCTCCAGCCTCCGGGGGCGGGAGATCCTGCAGGCCCAGCAGGCGTGGGTCTCCCGGATCCTTCCGACCTTCGCCGGCTGCCTTGGGGCTTTGACGGACCTGGAGAAGAAGATCTCGCGCAGCCGCCGCAACCTGGGCGAGTACGAGAACTGGCGCAACCGCCTGGCCATCGCCCACCAGATGACCGCCTGCGGCGACGGCCTGGCCGCGGCCTGCGCCAAGGATCCCGCCGCCGCCGCCGCGCATCAGGCCGAGGTCGACGTGTTCTGCGCCCTCCGTGCCGTCCATTTCATCCGGCAGGCCTTCCTCGTGCTCCGGGCCCAGCTCATCGGTTCGCTCGGCACCATGATCCTGCTGATCCTCGGCGTGGGGGCCTTCGACTTCCAGCCCAAGAGCGACGTGCTGATCCTCCTCAGCGCGGCCCTGCTGGGGATGGCCCTGTGGGTCACCCTGGCGATCCTCGCCATGGAGCGCGATCCGCTGCTGTGCCTCATGGAGGGCACCCAGCCGGGCGAGGTGCAGTTCAGCCTGGGTCTGGTGGAGAACGGCTTCCGCTTCGTGGTGGTGCCCCTGCTCCTGCTCCTGGCGACCCTGAACCCCTCCTTCGGCGGGGTGGTGATGCAGGTCTTCAACCCGCTCATGCACCTGCTCAAATAGGCGCGTTCAGTTCGCGGGCGGCGCCGGCGGCGGGGCCGTCTTCCCGCCGCCGGTCACGGTGGGAAGCTTGGCCGCGCTCCACTCCTGGAAGGAACCATCGAACAGGGCGGCCTCATAGCCCAGGTAGCGGCAGAGGAAGTAGCCGTGGGCGGCCTGCAGGCCCACCTCGCAGTAGGTCAGAACCTTCCGGCCCGGCAGCAGTCCGCGGGCGGCCAGGAGGGCCTCCAGCTTGGCCACGGGCTGGAACACCGGGTGCTCCTCGTCCACCAGGGTCTCCTGCCAGTACACGTGGTTCGCGCCGCTGAGGTGGCCGGCCTTGTAGCGCCGCTCGGGACGGGAGTCCAGCACCTGGCCCGTGGCCTGGGCCGCGGGCGCCTCGACGACCGACTTCACCTCCTCCAGCGAGGCCCGCACCTCAGGCCTCACCTTCGGGACGAAGGCCGCCGCAGCAAAGGCGGGCAGGGCCCCGGTGACGGGCCGGTCCTCCACGAGCCACTGCTCGATGCCCCCATCCAGCAGCGCCGCGCGGTCGCCGCGGCCCAGGTAGTCCAGCGTGAAGAAGGCCCGCGCGGCATTGGGCATCCAGGCCGTGGCGTAGATGACGATGCGGCTCTTCTCGGAGATCCCCAGCTCCGAGAAGGTCTTCACCAGCGTCTCCACCGGGGGCAGCTCCGAGCCCAGCGGCCCGGCATTGTCGATGAACTTCGCCGTGGCGAGGTAGCGGGCCCCCGGGATGTGCCCCCGCTTGTAGTCCGCGAAGGTGTCGGCCACGTGCAGCAGGGCCAGGTCGGGGTCCTTGAGGTGGTCGGCCAGCCAGGCGGTGCTCACGAGCAGCTCGGGATGGAGCTTCCGCGCCGGGGCCTGGGCCAGGAGCGCGCAGGCGAGGAAGGGGACGAGGAGGTGGGGACGCATCGACATGGTGGCCTCCGGCGGGTGCTGTCCACCATACGCTCCTGCCGTGCCGGACGCGCAGGATCCGGGGCGAAGGGCGGGAGCGATGGGGCCGGTTCGCCGTTTGTGGTCCAATCTGGGGGAGACCTTCCTCCGGGAGTGCCCATGATCCGCTGGCCTGCTCTGGCTGCTTGCGTTGTCCTCTCGGCGGCGCCGCCCGCCGCAGTCCCGCCGGAAGCCGTGGTCCAGAAGCAGGTCGAGGCCTACAACGCCCACGACCTGAACGCCTTCGCGGCCTGCTACGCGCCGGACATCGAGTTCCGCACCATGGCCGGCGCCGTGAACCCCGAGAAGGGCCTGGCCGCCCTGAAGAAGGGCTACGGCGAGCTGTTCAAGGCCTACCCCACCCTGCGGGTGAAGATCCTCAAGCGCATCACCCAGGGCGCCTTCGTCATCGACCAGGAACAAGCCGAAGGCATGGGCCCGAAGCCCATCACCGTCACCGCGATCTACGAGGTTTCGGAGGGGAAGATCGTTCGGGTTTGGTTTATCGAGGGGTAGAGGAGCCTGGCTACAGCCCCCGCGCCCACTCCGGCCGTAACCTCACCTGACCCGCCAGGGCAGCGTCGATGGCGGCGAGGATGGCGTCGCGATCCCGGGGTAGGCGACCGCCGATGGGCAGGTAGTTGGAGGCGTGGTTGGAACGGAAGATGGTGGCGCTGGGCCGGGCCTCCTCCACGAACCAGCGCAGCTCCTGCAGCAGGCCGTGGACATCCGGCAGCTCGAAGCGGCCGCCGTCCTCCAGCTTTGCCATGGGCGTGCCGGGGATGACCGTGAGGGTCAGGGTGGAGAGGAAGCGGGGGTCCATGGCCGTGGCGAGGCGGCCCGAGGCCCGGGCGTGGGCCTCGCTGCGCTCGCGGCCCCCGGCGCCCAGCAGGAAGATCAGCGACTGCTCCATGCCCGCCTCACGGGCCCGGCGGGCGGCCTCCACGTGGGCGGCAGCATCGGCCCCCTTGGCGATGCGCCGCAGGGTGGCGTCGTCGCCGGACTCAGGCCCGATGTAGAGCAGAGAGAGGCCCAGCTCCCGCAGGCGCCGCAGCTCCTCCGGTGTCTTCTCCAGCAGGTTGCGGGCCGTGGCGTAGGTGCTGACGCGGCGCAGGCGGGGGAAGGCGGCGGCCAGGGCGCGCAGGATGGGCTCCCAGTGCTCTGTGGCCATGCCCAACGGATCGCCATCCGCCACGAAGACATGGCGCACGTCATCAGCGAAGCGGTCGCCCGCCTCGGCGATATCGGCGCGCACATCGTCCAGCGGCCGCACCGTGTAGCACTTGCCCCGATACATGGCGCAGTAGGTGCAGGCGTTCCAGGAGCAGCCCAGGGTGGCCTGGAGGATGAAGGAATCGGCCTCGCTGGGCGGGCGGAAGAGGGGTTCGTCGTAGCGCACGGGATCATTCTCCCGCATCGGGACCGCCCCGGGCGCTCAGGACACCAGGAAGAAGAGGGCGGGCACGGTGACGAGGCTGAGCAGCGTCGAAAGGAAGACGCTCTGGGCCGCCAGCGTGGCATCGCCGCCGAAGCGCTCGGCCATCACGCTGCAGACGATGGCCACGGGCATGGCCGAGACCAGCACCACGACCATGCGGGTGATGAGGGGCAGGTGGAACCCGGCCCGGGCGAGGAGCAGGCCCAGGCCGATGGTGGCGAGGGGGGCGACCACCAGGCGGGCCGCGGCCACACCCCAGAGCGAGGGCGGCAACCGGCGGATCGCCACGGGCAGGGCGCCCAGCTGGGCGCCGATGGCGAGGAGCGACAGGGGGATGGTGAGGCTGCCCAGCATCGCCAGGGCATCGAAGGCCGCGGCCCCGGCCATGCCGCCCAGGGTGGCCGGGGCGGGGTGCAGGTCGCCCAGGGTGCGCAGCCCCGGGAAGGCGAGGGCCAGTACCACGCCCCCGGCCGTGGCCCACAGGCCGATGTTCGAGCGGAGGTTCCGGAGGGCCTGGCCGATCTCGCCGTGGAGGATCCACACGCCGATGGACCAGAGCGCCAGCTGGGCGCCCACGTTGCAGAGGAGGACGACCCGCACCCCCGCGCTGCCGTACAGGGCCTCGGCGATGGGCAGGGGCAGGAAGACCCAGTTGGGGCTGGTGATGAGGAACAGCACGGTGTTGCGCTGGGCCTTCCCGCCGAACAGGGGCGCGATGCCCAGCCCCACCAGGTACGCGACGAGCACCAGGGGCAGGGGCAGCAGGGGGAGCAGCCAGTCCTGGCGCAGCACCGCGGCATCGACGGTCCTCAGCATCTGGGTGAAGACCAGGGCGGGAAACGCGGCGTCGACGACGATGCGGCTGAGGATGGCGCTGGCCTCCTCCTTCAGCAGGCCGCGGCGCCGGGCGGCCCACCCCGCCAGGATGAGGAGGAACATGCCGGCGATCTTGATGAGTACGACGCGGGATTCGGCCATGGATCGAACTGTAGAGGCACCTGGGCAGAGCGCCAAGCCCAGCCCCGGGCCAGCGGGTTCCGGCGCGTGTTTGCGGGGGCCCACCCAGGGCTGATATTGAGCGCAAATCTCATACAGTTAGACCTTTCGGATAGGGTCCCTCAAAGGATTTTATGGCGCGCAAAGGCCCGTGCCGCGCTAATCTCGATCACCTTCCAAGCTCGGAGAAAGTCATGGGAACCAGGCAGCTCGTACTGTGGACCGCGCTCGCCGCAAGCCTCGCCGCGCAGGAGGGGGCGCCGGGGTACAAGTGGGTGGGCCTGCAGGCGGGCAGCCTGTCCCCGGACACCCAGACGAACCTGAAGGCCTCGCCCTTCTTCGGCCTCCAGGGGGGCCTGCTCTTCGACGAGAAGCGCTACGGCCTCAGCTTCCAGGCCCTGGTGGCCAGTCCCAAGAGCGACCTGGCCCCGGGCAAGAGCCTCAGCCAGTCCGAGTTCTCCGCCACCCTGCTGACCGGTCTCTCCGGCGACGCGGCGAGCCGGTTCTGGCCCTACATCGGCCTAGGCCTGGGCGCCGTCTCCATCCCGCAGATCGACGCCGTGACCGGATTGCAGAAGACCCTCAAGGCCGGCACGGCGCACCTGTCGCTGGGCTTCCACCACCGACCGGGCCTGGGCCTCGTCTGGGGGCTGGAAGGCCGCTACCTCTTCACCTTCGCCAACGCCGACCTGAAGGAGTTCCAGGGGGCCGCGGTGGTCGGCTACGCCTGGGGCGGCCGCGCGGCCGCCCCCCGGTCTGAGCCCGAGCGGGCGCCGACCAAGGTCGAGCCCCCACCGGTGGTGGCGCCGCCCCCGCCACCGGCCCCCCTGCCGGTGGTCAGCACGGTTCCGGCGCCGCGTCCGCTCGCCAGTCCTGCGCCGCCACCCCAGGCCCCGCAGCCCGTGGCCAAGCCCGTCCCCCAGGCGCCCGTGGCCCGTCCCCTGGCGAGCCCCCCGCCCCCGGCGGCCCCCGTGACCGCGCCGCCTCCCCCGGTCACCGTGGTGGTGGCGCCCCCGCCCGCTCCCCGGCCGGCCCCCCTGCCGCCGCCCGCCCCCGCCAAAGCCACCGCCCCAGGGTCCGAGGTGACCCGGCGTCTGGATGCCCTCCGCCTGGGCGACATGCCCAAGGCCCTGGAGCTCGGGAAGAAGCACATCGACGCGCTGTCCGGCCAGCGCTGGACCCTCCGTCTGGAGATCGCCAACCTGCCCGCGACCCTGAAGAACGCCGTGGTGGCCTTCCCGGGACAGGAACCCGACCTGTTCATCGCCCCCATCAAGCTCAAGGGCGGCAAGACCGCCTACCAGCTCTTCCTC contains these protein-coding regions:
- a CDS encoding sulfurtransferase, with the protein product MSMRPHLLVPFLACALLAQAPARKLHPELLVSTAWLADHLKDPDLALLHVADTFADYKRGHIPGARYLATAKFIDNAGPLGSELPPVETLVKTFSELGISEKSRIVIYATAWMPNAARAFFTLDYLGRGDRAALLDGGIEQWLVEDRPVTGALPAFAAAAFVPKVRPEVRASLEEVKSVVEAPAAQATGQVLDSRPERRYKAGHLSGANHVYWQETLVDEEHPVFQPVAKLEALLAARGLLPGRKVLTYCEVGLQAAHGYFLCRYLGYEAALFDGSFQEWSAAKLPTVTGGGKTAPPPAPPAN
- a CDS encoding nuclear transport factor 2 family protein; this translates as MIRWPALAACVVLSAAPPAAVPPEAVVQKQVEAYNAHDLNAFAACYAPDIEFRTMAGAVNPEKGLAALKKGYGELFKAYPTLRVKILKRITQGAFVIDQEQAEGMGPKPITVTAIYEVSEGKIVRVWFIEG
- a CDS encoding radical SAM protein, coding for MRYDEPLFRPPSEADSFILQATLGCSWNACTYCAMYRGKCYTVRPLDDVRADIAEAGDRFADDVRHVFVADGDPLGMATEHWEPILRALAAAFPRLRRVSTYATARNLLEKTPEELRRLRELGLSLLYIGPESGDDATLRRIAKGADAAAHVEAARRAREAGMEQSLIFLLGAGGRERSEAHARASGRLATAMDPRFLSTLTLTVIPGTPMAKLEDGGRFELPDVHGLLQELRWFVEEARPSATIFRSNHASNYLPIGGRLPRDRDAILAAIDAALAGQVRLRPEWARGL
- a CDS encoding AEC family transporter; the encoded protein is MAESRVVLIKIAGMFLLILAGWAARRRGLLKEEASAILSRIVVDAAFPALVFTQMLRTVDAAVLRQDWLLPLLPLPLVLVAYLVGLGIAPLFGGKAQRNTVLFLITSPNWVFLPLPIAEALYGSAGVRVVLLCNVGAQLALWSIGVWILHGEIGQALRNLRSNIGLWATAGGVVLALAFPGLRTLGDLHPAPATLGGMAGAAAFDALAMLGSLTIPLSLLAIGAQLGALPVAIRRLPPSLWGVAAARLVVAPLATIGLGLLLARAGFHLPLITRMVVVLVSAMPVAIVCSVMAERFGGDATLAAQSVFLSTLLSLVTVPALFFLVS
- a CDS encoding SPOR domain-containing protein; the protein is MGTRQLVLWTALAASLAAQEGAPGYKWVGLQAGSLSPDTQTNLKASPFFGLQGGLLFDEKRYGLSFQALVASPKSDLAPGKSLSQSEFSATLLTGLSGDAASRFWPYIGLGLGAVSIPQIDAVTGLQKTLKAGTAHLSLGFHHRPGLGLVWGLEGRYLFTFANADLKEFQGAAVVGYAWGGRAAAPRSEPERAPTKVEPPPVVAPPPPPAPLPVVSTVPAPRPLASPAPPPQAPQPVAKPVPQAPVARPLASPPPPAAPVTAPPPPVTVVVAPPPAPRPAPLPPPAPAKATAPGSEVTRRLDALRLGDMPKALELGKKHIDALSGQRWTLRLEIANLPATLKNAVVAFPGQEPDLFIAPIKLKGGKTAYQLFLGDYASKADAERAAKAVPAFFLEGGQRPRPYQINAIPAQ